The following are encoded in a window of Spirochaeta cellobiosiphila DSM 17781 genomic DNA:
- a CDS encoding extracellular solute-binding protein → MRKGFFVAIITILALPQLFANGTSETKPTTLVISTWDSNIDQFQEFLFKPFEEQYNVTIELDLGRDSDRYTKLSNERDISDIDVFLATQATAQKAIADGLFETQDKSKLSNYANLYDIAKNPNGANYGVSYTVNRLRVASKSKNLPTTWAEIFADTDSKIAIPHMTSTFGPILLWGTGDVTGDGSEAISIVENWVKAGKVDAYVSTFGTRTAVANGEYDYALLADFGYTPDLNWGDLDRVLLNGNTANIVKGSKNKELAMKFIDFLLSEEVQKEALNRGIDSPVNKTVVFEESQGDSKTNLAAFPNVILSDITVVNENRAAWVNKWNELFTK, encoded by the coding sequence ATGAGAAAAGGTTTTTTTGTAGCCATAATCACTATACTAGCTCTACCACAATTATTTGCAAACGGAACTAGTGAGACGAAACCGACCACACTTGTTATTTCAACTTGGGACAGTAACATTGATCAATTTCAAGAATTTTTATTCAAGCCTTTCGAAGAACAATATAATGTAACTATTGAATTGGATCTGGGAAGAGACAGTGATCGTTACACAAAATTATCAAATGAAAGAGATATCTCAGACATTGATGTTTTTCTAGCAACTCAAGCCACTGCACAGAAAGCGATTGCTGACGGATTGTTTGAAACTCAGGACAAATCTAAATTAAGCAATTACGCCAATCTTTACGACATTGCCAAGAATCCAAATGGAGCCAATTATGGTGTAAGCTACACAGTTAACCGTTTGAGAGTAGCCAGCAAGTCCAAAAACCTCCCTACTACCTGGGCGGAGATTTTTGCAGACACAGATAGCAAAATTGCCATTCCTCACATGACTTCCACCTTTGGTCCTATTTTATTGTGGGGAACAGGAGACGTCACAGGTGACGGATCTGAAGCTATCTCAATAGTAGAAAACTGGGTTAAAGCTGGAAAGGTTGATGCCTATGTAAGTACCTTTGGGACCAGAACAGCCGTAGCCAACGGTGAATATGACTATGCCCTACTTGCGGATTTCGGATACACACCCGATCTGAATTGGGGGGATTTGGACAGAGTTTTACTAAATGGAAATACGGCCAATATCGTTAAAGGTTCTAAGAACAAAGAACTCGCGATGAAATTTATAGACTTTCTTCTCTCCGAAGAGGTTCAAAAAGAAGCATTAAATCGGGGAATAGACTCTCCTGTCAATAAAACCGTTGTATTCGAAGAGAGCCAAGGTGATAGCAAGACCAATTTGGCTGCTTTCCCCAATGTAATCCTATCGGATATCACCGTAGTGAATGAGAACAGAGCCGCTTGGGTAAACAAGTGGAATGAGTTGTTCACAAAATAG
- a CDS encoding PhzF family phenazine biosynthesis isomerase, giving the protein MKVLHYDAFTTVPNKGNPAGVVLDAPRLSDSEMQKIAAKVGFNETAFICPSDKADLKLKYFTPGHEMNLCGHGTVGALVAAYENKLLTQIHTIETKAGILNISLESHDGTAYIRMAQSPAHFVDFTGDVIKLAKAIGIGVPDIDDSYPIVYGNTGIWTLLVPIKHLSTFKRMKPSNKDFPSILNQYDHASIHPFCLDTYHKVEMHGRHFSSAYSGTIEDPATGTASGVMGAYWLKYIDQKDSINMRIEQGQEIDKDAIIDVMVQKSGEKYLVEIGGTAIYVKDIEIRL; this is encoded by the coding sequence ATGAAAGTACTACACTATGATGCTTTTACTACTGTACCTAATAAAGGAAACCCTGCGGGAGTCGTATTAGATGCTCCTCGTCTGAGTGATTCAGAGATGCAAAAAATTGCTGCCAAAGTTGGATTTAATGAAACGGCTTTTATTTGTCCTTCTGATAAGGCAGATCTTAAGTTGAAATACTTTACTCCTGGACATGAAATGAATTTATGTGGACATGGCACGGTTGGTGCTTTAGTCGCTGCTTATGAAAACAAATTGTTGACGCAGATTCATACTATTGAAACCAAGGCTGGTATCTTAAATATAAGTTTAGAATCCCATGATGGAACAGCTTATATAAGAATGGCTCAGAGTCCAGCTCACTTTGTTGATTTTACAGGGGATGTAATAAAATTGGCTAAAGCTATAGGAATAGGTGTCCCTGATATAGATGATTCCTATCCCATTGTTTATGGTAATACAGGTATATGGACATTGTTAGTTCCTATTAAACATTTAAGTACATTTAAAAGGATGAAACCTAGTAATAAAGATTTTCCTTCGATTTTAAATCAATATGATCATGCCTCTATCCATCCCTTTTGTCTAGACACTTATCATAAAGTGGAAATGCATGGTCGACATTTTTCTTCAGCCTATTCTGGTACGATTGAAGATCCTGCTACAGGAACTGCCTCAGGTGTTATGGGAGCCTATTGGCTGAAATATATTGACCAAAAAGATTCCATCAATATGAGAATCGAACAAGGACAGGAAATAGATAAAGATGCCATTATTGATGTAATGGTACAAAAGTCTGGTGAAAAGTATTTAGTAGAGATTGGTGGTACCGCGATCTATGTGAAGGACATAGAAATAAGGCTATAG
- a CDS encoding PD-(D/E)XK nuclease family protein, with the protein MIIIENKFFADFSKGDQIKRYLEILENDSEHQNKSLFLLTIKNRKDYLENKIKEQLGSSNLKVYFQDKNVKYETVFWDDIFKLFQSEDIFLSELSKFVRENYIVNSKIGAEEVELINSIKIPNLLKQINEAIVINRDYMANHGYKVTRMTRAKDCLYYLEFSWGLVCVEYFQDFWHEYHTPFSLQLMDVWNKKILNLNKLRELEFIENKTYGYILPISISGEDINDSFNDQVLHKVMMIQELFGS; encoded by the coding sequence GTGATAATTATTGAAAACAAATTTTTTGCTGACTTTTCAAAAGGTGATCAAATAAAAAGATATCTAGAAATACTTGAAAATGATTCTGAACATCAGAATAAAAGTCTATTTTTACTAACTATCAAAAATAGAAAGGATTACCTGGAAAATAAGATAAAAGAACAGTTAGGCTCTTCAAATTTAAAGGTATACTTCCAGGATAAAAATGTTAAATATGAAACAGTCTTTTGGGATGATATCTTTAAGTTATTTCAATCAGAAGATATATTTTTATCAGAACTAAGCAAGTTTGTTAGAGAAAATTATATTGTGAATTCAAAAATAGGAGCAGAAGAGGTGGAGCTCATCAATAGTATAAAAATACCAAATCTATTAAAACAGATTAATGAGGCAATCGTTATTAACAGAGATTATATGGCGAATCATGGGTATAAGGTTACCAGGATGACTAGAGCTAAAGATTGTCTGTACTATTTAGAATTCAGCTGGGGGCTCGTCTGTGTAGAATATTTTCAAGATTTTTGGCATGAGTATCACACGCCATTTTCTCTTCAGTTAATGGACGTATGGAATAAAAAAATATTGAATTTAAACAAACTACGTGAATTGGAATTTATTGAAAATAAGACTTATGGATACATCCTTCCCATTTCTATATCTGGTGAAGACATTAATGATTCATTTAACGATCAGGTTCTTCATAAGGTAATGATGATTCAAGAATTATTTGGTTCATAA
- a CDS encoding CPBP family intramembrane glutamic endopeptidase — protein sequence MASTTGEENLSNFKFIISIIIGFFIFMFSGEPGTTIVNLIVKYTKFDNHAFFIILHSVLKISVFLILLKLYTSKILHVKLSYFRVGKPNVDLFIIIQALLLPVLVIAFYLFFLDGKIDFLEKDKIPLSLAFVVKTGLVAGITEEIFFRGFLMKLLENKWNEKIAILLPSFLFALLHIFKGMGLISTILLVSAGTLVAIMFSLVTYCSNNVWNSVVFHVLWNTIILRIFTITPEVKLRGIFNYSLDHKSVLLTGGNFGIESGIPAIIAYLLIILITIIRYKRNRKTGNSTFNKHSHVMNQKV from the coding sequence ATGGCATCTACAACGGGGGAAGAGAATCTTTCTAATTTTAAATTTATTATTAGTATAATAATAGGATTTTTCATCTTTATGTTTTCTGGTGAGCCTGGAACCACTATAGTTAATCTAATAGTAAAATATACAAAATTTGATAATCATGCCTTTTTTATTATACTACACTCTGTCCTAAAAATATCTGTATTCTTAATCTTGCTTAAATTATATACTTCAAAAATATTACATGTAAAGTTGAGCTATTTTCGAGTAGGGAAACCTAATGTAGATCTATTTATTATCATACAAGCTCTATTATTACCTGTCTTAGTGATTGCTTTTTATTTATTCTTTCTTGATGGAAAAATAGATTTCCTAGAAAAAGATAAGATTCCTCTATCTCTGGCTTTTGTCGTAAAAACTGGACTAGTAGCTGGAATAACAGAAGAGATCTTTTTTCGTGGCTTTTTAATGAAATTACTTGAGAATAAATGGAATGAAAAAATAGCCATACTACTACCTTCTTTTCTATTTGCATTATTACATATTTTTAAAGGCATGGGACTAATAAGTACCATACTACTTGTCTCAGCAGGCACACTAGTAGCAATAATGTTTTCATTAGTAACTTATTGTTCAAATAATGTATGGAATTCCGTAGTATTTCATGTATTATGGAATACTATAATATTAAGAATATTCACCATAACTCCAGAAGTGAAACTAAGAGGAATATTTAATTATTCACTCGATCATAAATCTGTGCTTTTAACAGGTGGAAACTTTGGTATAGAGTCAGGAATACCTGCAATAATAGCCTATCTTCTGATAATTCTAATAACAATAATTCGATATAAAAGAAATAGAAAAACAGGAAATTCTACATTCAATAAGCACTCTCATGTAATGAATCAAAAGGTATAG
- a CDS encoding C39 family peptidase produces the protein MDFSTTKGASLKDKILLSDIPFYSQWISSELVGDIVTGSFDPINDPLWQLSGADTPADYDFWAKNICGMACLKMVLDYWQIDSDPLIPMAKECASYGGYKIQADHVDGLYYVPFTQYVQERFQISSHSLSPLSTEQIVEETLKGNLLITSVHCTIREASPTYEGSRGGHLVLITGVDTSQQCFYINNPSGISVETQRNFKIPFDIFERYFAGRGILLCCT, from the coding sequence ATGGATTTTAGCACAACGAAGGGAGCATCATTGAAAGACAAAATACTTCTCTCTGACATACCTTTTTACTCCCAATGGATATCCAGCGAATTAGTTGGTGATATCGTGACAGGATCTTTTGATCCCATCAATGATCCCCTATGGCAACTCTCAGGAGCTGACACTCCAGCAGATTATGATTTCTGGGCGAAGAATATATGTGGTATGGCTTGTCTTAAGATGGTACTTGATTACTGGCAAATCGACTCTGACCCTTTGATTCCTATGGCAAAGGAATGCGCCAGCTATGGCGGCTATAAAATACAAGCTGATCATGTGGATGGCTTGTATTATGTTCCCTTTACTCAGTATGTACAGGAACGATTCCAAATCTCATCCCATTCCTTATCACCTTTAAGCACAGAGCAAATTGTTGAGGAGACCCTAAAAGGAAATCTTCTTATTACTTCCGTTCATTGTACCATAAGAGAAGCGTCTCCGACCTATGAAGGAAGTAGGGGAGGACATCTTGTTCTCATCACAGGAGTCGATACCTCCCAACAATGTTTCTACATCAATAACCCTTCTGGAATATCCGTTGAAACTCAAAGAAACTTCAAGATTCCTTTTGACATATTTGAAAGGTATTTTGCGGGAAGAGGAATATTACTATGTTGCACGTAA
- a CDS encoding SPL family radical SAM protein, which yields MHFKEYKGILSSTNGMNLSRGCTHGCIYCDSRSEVYGMDHDFEDVEIKINAPELLEQKLRSKRSKCMIGTGAMSDPYIPIKENLSNLRSCLEIIDKYEYGISLTTKSSLVLRDLDILTSINKKSKCVVQMTLTTYDEDLCRIIEPRVSTTKKRFETLKVLKENGIETVVWLCPILPYINDTRENIEGILNYCIEAGVKGILCFEMGVTLREGNRAYFYEQLDAHFPGLKSRYQRRYGNSYGLPSDHNRELMDIFHRTCEKHSIMHDNDEIFRYLNEYPYRKDEGQLKLF from the coding sequence ATGCATTTTAAAGAATATAAAGGAATATTATCCTCTACAAATGGTATGAATCTCAGTCGCGGATGTACCCATGGTTGTATTTATTGTGATTCTCGTAGTGAAGTCTATGGAATGGATCATGACTTTGAAGATGTGGAAATCAAGATCAATGCTCCTGAATTATTAGAACAGAAGTTACGATCCAAACGAAGCAAATGTATGATAGGGACAGGGGCTATGTCTGATCCCTATATTCCCATTAAGGAAAACTTATCCAACTTAAGATCCTGTCTTGAGATCATCGATAAGTACGAGTATGGAATATCACTGACCACGAAATCCAGCTTGGTCCTACGGGACTTGGATATCCTTACCTCTATCAACAAGAAATCCAAGTGTGTCGTTCAAATGACCTTAACGACCTATGATGAGGATCTCTGTCGTATTATTGAGCCTAGAGTATCAACTACGAAGAAGAGATTTGAAACTCTGAAAGTCCTGAAAGAAAATGGGATAGAAACGGTCGTTTGGTTGTGTCCTATATTGCCTTATATTAACGACACCAGGGAAAACATTGAGGGAATACTTAACTACTGCATAGAGGCTGGGGTGAAGGGAATTCTGTGCTTTGAGATGGGCGTCACTTTGCGAGAAGGGAATCGTGCTTACTTCTATGAGCAACTGGATGCACATTTTCCTGGTCTAAAGTCCAGATATCAAAGACGTTATGGTAATAGCTATGGCTTGCCAAGTGATCATAATCGGGAACTGATGGATATATTTCATAGGACATGTGAGAAGCATAGTATTATGCATGACAATGATGAGATCTTTCGGTATTTGAATGAGTATCCGTATAGAAAGGATGAGGGGCAGTTGAAGTTGTTTTGA
- a CDS encoding M23 family metallopeptidase, protein MTPNTPGSNVPSHGTDLFGETYAIDFIMIGEKGKLPYKSSFLRYLLKGLPLGNFYGWGQKIYSPVEGEVVDIENNIEERNPVNIFHDYRNTMRVTKQFMEGSISHKLITGNYVTIKISDKQYALLAHLKQNSIAVEVGQKVRVNDIIGELGHSGNSTMPHLHMQFMDSLDYKHAQGIPFVFNHYECKKKGKWIKVSNSLPLKTDIIRSDREE, encoded by the coding sequence ATGACCCCCAACACTCCTGGATCGAATGTTCCCAGTCATGGTACAGATCTCTTTGGTGAGACTTATGCTATTGATTTTATTATGATAGGTGAGAAAGGGAAGCTCCCCTATAAAAGTTCTTTTCTTAGATATTTATTAAAAGGTTTACCCCTTGGGAACTTTTATGGATGGGGGCAAAAGATCTATTCACCCGTTGAAGGTGAAGTAGTGGATATAGAGAATAATATTGAAGAAAGAAATCCTGTTAATATCTTCCATGATTATCGTAATACCATGAGAGTAACAAAACAATTTATGGAAGGTTCGATCTCTCATAAACTTATTACGGGCAATTATGTGACCATCAAGATAAGTGATAAACAGTACGCTCTGCTGGCTCATTTGAAGCAGAACTCAATAGCAGTCGAAGTAGGTCAGAAGGTTCGGGTGAATGATATCATTGGAGAACTAGGCCACTCGGGTAATTCCACTATGCCCCATTTACATATGCAGTTCATGGATTCCTTAGATTACAAGCATGCCCAAGGAATCCCCTTTGTGTTTAACCATTATGAATGTAAGAAAAAGGGTAAATGGATAAAAGTATCGAATTCTCTTCCTTTAAAAACTGATATTATTAGAAGTGATAGAGAAGAATAG